The Bombus terrestris chromosome 4, iyBomTerr1.2, whole genome shotgun sequence genome has a window encoding:
- the LOC100647597 gene encoding uncharacterized protein LOC100647597, translated as MSFHQFNAFTGRLKQSTQLQALYPLSPRPLEKIEPIKMMFDSVKTKPVSTSLSGKQNYSTVPAKIKKLQLEWQADLTKPTYLLRGRSDKMIVVGLSAVTAICFVTNMYYLLQLKKKF; from the exons ATGTCGTTCCATCAATTCAATGCATTTACTGGTCGTTTAAAACAATCGACACAATTACAAGCTCTTTATCCATTA TCTCCAAGGCCATTAGAAAAAATAGAACCAATAAAAATGATGTTTGATTCTGTCAAAACTAAGCCAGTATCTACTTCATTATCTGGCAAGCAGAATTATTCTACAGTACctgcaaaaataaaaaagcttCAACTGGAATGGCag GCTGACTTAACAAAACCTACGTATCTTTTACGAGGTAgatcggataagatgattgttGTAGGACTTTCTGCAGTTACTGCAATTTGTTTTGTCACTAATATGTATTACTTATTACAGCtcaaaaagaaattttaa